A genome region from Blautia coccoides includes the following:
- a CDS encoding GNAT family N-acetyltransferase, with the protein MEFTKEKAKIAYYNEDGEILAEVTFPAVNKNTVNINHTFVDESLRGQGIAGKLMQAAAEYLDESGKKVLPTCSYAVGWFAKHPEYSHLLIDGSEE; encoded by the coding sequence ATGGAATTTACGAAGGAAAAAGCAAAAATAGCCTATTACAATGAAGACGGTGAAATACTGGCAGAAGTCACATTTCCGGCAGTGAACAAAAATACGGTGAATATAAATCATACCTTTGTAGATGAGTCCCTGCGGGGACAGGGAATTGCAGGAAAGCTTATGCAGGCAGCAGCAGAATATCTGGATGAGAGCGGCAAAAAAGTCCTTCCCACATGTTCTTATGCGGTGGGCTGGTTTGCAAAGCACCCGGAATATAGCCATCTTCTGATCGACGGAAGTGAAGAATAA